From Eleftheria terrae, the proteins below share one genomic window:
- a CDS encoding methyl-accepting chemotaxis protein, translating to MNAPYSPALDTLAAAQHSSGALWAAIDRSQVIVEFDMQGRILWANGNALQTLGHALDELTGRPHRVLCDEEFGRSEAYQRFWQKLGRGEFDAGEYRHLAKTGREVWLQATYNPVADENGGLAKVVMLGTDVTLNKQMLAEVRGKAAALDRAQAVVELNLAGNILSANERFLALTGYSLRELTGQHHGMLCPGAYLTTAAYAELWSRLAAGEAASGRYPCKGRHGEELWLQSSYSPVLDGEGKPLKVLMFAMDITAQVAQEAQARERSATVMAPVARLLGSLGEVAAAAQSAQTVVQASQAEAGKGGQWLDGSAQTMAQIEQASDGMGEIVRLVSEFASQTTLLSFTAALEAVRAGDQGQGFATVADELRQLADRATGAASQSSRLIIDSVRRIAPAVSAAKQASQAFARIAEGIASTDRAVSAIGQAAASQSQLAAQVSALMQELQAETDASSATAGTLAHTGA from the coding sequence ATGAACGCCCCCTACAGTCCCGCCCTCGACACTCTCGCCGCTGCGCAACATTCCTCGGGCGCCCTCTGGGCCGCCATCGACCGCTCGCAGGTCATCGTCGAATTCGACATGCAAGGTCGCATCCTGTGGGCCAATGGCAATGCCCTGCAGACGCTGGGCCACGCGCTCGATGAGCTGACCGGCCGCCCACACCGCGTGCTCTGCGACGAGGAATTCGGCCGCTCGGAAGCCTATCAGCGGTTCTGGCAAAAGCTTGGCCGGGGCGAGTTCGACGCCGGCGAATACCGCCATCTGGCCAAGACCGGGCGGGAAGTCTGGCTGCAGGCCACCTACAACCCGGTGGCCGACGAAAACGGTGGCCTGGCGAAGGTCGTGATGCTGGGCACTGACGTCACGCTGAACAAGCAGATGCTGGCTGAAGTTCGTGGCAAGGCTGCCGCGCTGGACCGCGCACAGGCGGTCGTCGAGCTCAACCTCGCCGGCAACATCCTGTCCGCGAACGAGCGGTTCCTGGCCTTGACCGGCTACAGCCTGCGCGAGCTGACCGGCCAGCACCACGGCATGCTGTGCCCGGGCGCCTATCTCACCACCGCCGCCTACGCCGAACTGTGGAGCCGGCTGGCAGCCGGCGAAGCAGCCTCGGGCCGCTACCCCTGCAAGGGCCGCCATGGTGAGGAGCTGTGGCTGCAGTCCAGTTACAGCCCGGTGCTCGACGGCGAAGGCAAGCCCCTCAAGGTCCTGATGTTCGCGATGGACATCACCGCGCAGGTGGCCCAGGAAGCACAGGCCCGCGAGCGCAGCGCGACCGTGATGGCCCCGGTGGCCCGGCTGCTCGGCTCGCTGGGCGAGGTCGCGGCCGCCGCGCAGTCCGCGCAGACGGTGGTGCAGGCATCACAGGCCGAGGCCGGCAAGGGCGGCCAGTGGCTGGACGGGTCGGCCCAGACCATGGCCCAGATCGAGCAAGCCTCCGACGGCATGGGCGAGATCGTGCGACTGGTCAGCGAGTTCGCCAGCCAGACCACGCTGCTGTCCTTCACTGCAGCGCTCGAGGCGGTGCGGGCCGGGGATCAAGGCCAGGGCTTCGCCACGGTCGCCGATGAACTGCGCCAGTTGGCCGACCGTGCGACCGGCGCAGCGAGCCAGAGCAGCCGCCTGATCATCGATTCGGTCCGACGCATTGCGCCGGCGGTCAGTGCCGCCAAGCAGGCCAGCCAGGCGTTCGCCCGCATCGCGGAGGGCATTGCGAGCACCGATCGTGCGGTCAGCGCCATCGGGCAGGCGGCCGCCTCGCAGTCCCAGCTGGCCGCGCAGGTGAGCGCATTGATGCAAGAGCTTCAGGCGGAGACCGACGCATCGTCCGCCACTGCGGGAACGCTCGCCCACACCGGCGCATGA
- a CDS encoding bifunctional metallophosphatase/5'-nucleotidase: MQKQKLRDLFRKGGALALTALALAGCAGDDDGHSVDIRLLAFNDFHGALQPTGLTLNLPDPAQPGSTLRVNTGGAAYLAAALEAQRAGRRHTVTLSSGDLVGASPLVSAFFRDEPTVEVMNQLKLDFNTVGNHEFDKGVAELKRVAAGGCSTDTAHPDLSSCQGPVRPYAGARFDFLAANVVDAGTGQPIFKPYVVKQFDGAKIGFIGVVTRSTPTIVTPAGVAGVKFLDEADTLNRYADELEAQGVKALVAVMHEGGQTDSTWNDDNCAGARGPAFEIAARLRPSIDVIFNGHSHAGYRCIRNGVPIVQAFSNGRGISQVDVTVDATSGDIDRSRTVALNVPVVNDTNTDATVLERFRPLMPDATVQQLIANYAALAAPKAQRVVGHITGTIDRTPSAGGDSPAGRLIADAQLAATAAAGQGGAQIAFMNPGGVRADFLCPSGPCEVSFGQAFTVQPFGNSLVVLTLTGQQLKELLEQQATGPNATFPRMLQPSAGFTYNWAAGAPDNQRVSAMKLNGVEVVPAQTYRVTVNSFLADGGDGFTVLRSGGDRLGGVQDIDALLDFLQQHDPLAPSTEARIIPG; this comes from the coding sequence ATGCAGAAACAGAAGCTCAGGGACCTCTTTCGCAAAGGCGGCGCGCTGGCGCTGACCGCGCTCGCCCTGGCGGGCTGTGCCGGCGACGATGACGGCCATAGCGTCGACATCCGGTTGCTGGCCTTCAACGACTTTCACGGTGCGCTGCAGCCGACCGGCTTGACGCTGAACCTTCCCGATCCGGCCCAGCCCGGCAGCACCTTGCGCGTCAACACCGGTGGCGCCGCCTATCTCGCGGCCGCCCTGGAGGCTCAGCGCGCCGGCCGTCGGCACACCGTCACCCTGTCCAGCGGCGATCTGGTCGGCGCCTCGCCGCTGGTGTCGGCGTTTTTCCGGGACGAGCCCACCGTCGAGGTCATGAACCAGTTGAAGCTCGACTTCAACACTGTCGGCAACCACGAGTTCGACAAGGGCGTGGCGGAACTCAAGCGGGTCGCCGCCGGCGGCTGCAGCACCGACACCGCTCACCCCGACCTGTCGTCCTGCCAGGGCCCGGTCCGGCCCTACGCCGGGGCCCGGTTCGACTTCCTGGCCGCCAATGTGGTCGACGCCGGCACCGGCCAGCCGATCTTCAAGCCCTATGTCGTGAAGCAGTTCGACGGCGCCAAGATCGGCTTCATCGGCGTGGTGACCCGCAGCACGCCCACCATCGTCACCCCGGCCGGGGTCGCGGGCGTCAAGTTCCTCGACGAGGCCGACACCCTCAACCGCTACGCCGACGAGCTGGAGGCGCAAGGCGTCAAGGCGCTGGTGGCCGTGATGCACGAAGGCGGCCAGACCGATTCGACCTGGAACGACGACAACTGTGCCGGTGCGCGCGGCCCGGCCTTTGAGATCGCGGCCCGGCTCAGGCCGTCGATCGACGTCATCTTCAACGGGCACTCGCATGCCGGCTACCGGTGCATCCGCAACGGGGTGCCGATCGTGCAGGCCTTCTCCAACGGCCGTGGCATCAGCCAGGTCGACGTGACGGTCGATGCCACAAGCGGCGACATCGACCGCAGCCGCACCGTTGCGCTCAATGTCCCGGTGGTCAACGACACCAACACCGATGCAACGGTGCTCGAGCGCTTCCGGCCGCTCATGCCCGACGCCACGGTGCAGCAGCTGATCGCGAATTACGCCGCCCTCGCCGCGCCCAAGGCGCAGCGCGTCGTCGGCCACATCACCGGCACCATCGACCGCACGCCCAGCGCCGGCGGGGACTCACCTGCCGGCCGCCTGATCGCCGACGCCCAGCTTGCCGCCACCGCGGCCGCCGGGCAGGGCGGCGCCCAGATCGCCTTCATGAACCCCGGAGGCGTGCGCGCCGACTTCCTGTGCCCCAGCGGCCCCTGTGAGGTCAGCTTTGGCCAGGCCTTCACGGTGCAGCCCTTCGGCAACAGCCTGGTGGTGCTGACGCTCACCGGGCAGCAGCTCAAGGAACTGCTCGAGCAGCAGGCCACCGGGCCCAACGCGACCTTCCCGCGCATGCTGCAGCCCAGTGCCGGATTCACCTATAACTGGGCGGCCGGCGCGCCGGACAACCAGCGCGTCAGCGCCATGAAGCTCAACGGAGTGGAGGTGGTGCCGGCACAGACCTATCGGGTCACGGTGAATTCCTTCCTGGCGGACGGCGGCGACGGCTTCACCGTTCTCAGGAGCGGAGGCGACCGGCTCGGCGGCGTGCAGGACATCGATGCCCTGCTCGATTTCCTCCAACAGCACGATCCCCTCGCCCCGAGCACCGAGGCCCGCATCATCCCGGGCTGA
- a CDS encoding glycoside hydrolase family 48 protein: MRTPFPAPSRTPRLKRWAKTAASGLLACSSLGASVALLSASLATSAQAADAEYAQRFLTQYNKIKNPANGYFSPEGVPYHSVETLMVEAPDHGHETTSEAYSFWLWLEAQYGRATGDWQPLKKAWANMEKYIIPSTQDQPTNSFYNPGRPATYAAEHPLPENYPSRIDSSVPVGQDPLANELAAAYGTREIYGMHWLLDVDNWYGFGRCGDGVTKPAYINTFQRGAQESVWETVPHPSCETFKWGRNTGNQGFLSLFTGDSSYARQWRYTNAPDADARAVQAIYWASVWAKEQGKGAEVADLVKKASKMGDYLRYAMFDKYFKKVGNCVGAYNCQGGSGTPDARGFRDNQHYLLSWYYAWGGAVDQGAGWAWRISSSHAHFGYQNPFAAWVLSSQPEFKPVSATGASDWGKSLTRQVEFYRWLQSADGAIAGGATNSWGGNHGTPPAGTATFYGMFYDEKPVYHDPASNTWFGFQVWSMQRVAEYYYATGDAKAKALLDKWVGWALANTTLKDDGTYRIPNTLKWSGQPDTWNPDSPGANSGLRVSVVDHTNDVGTAAAFARTLIYYSAKANHAASKAMAKQLLDRMWTKHQDAKGVAVEEERTDYKRFDDKFNPATGDGIFVPQGWVGTNAQGATIDSNSTFLSIRPKYEQDPQWPKLKAYLDGGPSPKWTYHRFWAQADIALAMADYAHLLDGTGGTAAVKVNNTALRVPEGGNARFFVTLSQAPASNVTVTVAKAAGGDADLNASRTTLGFTPANYNVAQPVYVQAAEDEDQANGSAAFTVSAPGHTAVRVSATELDNDVVVPVTLVLSGTPVAVPEGGTRSFQARLAAKPAGNVTVQVARTGGDADLSVASGATLTFTPANWNVNQAVTLAAAEDADGSNGSATFSLSGSGGLSATVQASEQDNDAVAAACTVVFDASSDWGSGQTQAITLQNGSASAIEGWSVSWTAASDFQVTNSWNSTVTQSGRTVVAKPTAWNATVPANGSVSFGVQVAYSGSKPTPSAVKWEGRDCKVVVK, from the coding sequence ATGAGAACGCCCTTTCCCGCACCTTCCCGCACCCCACGCCTGAAGCGTTGGGCGAAGACCGCAGCCAGCGGATTGCTGGCCTGCTCCAGCCTCGGGGCCTCGGTGGCCCTCTTGAGCGCGTCGCTCGCCACGTCGGCCCAAGCCGCCGATGCCGAGTACGCCCAGCGCTTCCTGACCCAGTACAACAAGATCAAGAACCCCGCGAACGGCTACTTCAGCCCGGAGGGGGTGCCCTACCACTCCGTCGAGACCCTGATGGTCGAGGCGCCCGACCATGGCCACGAGACCACCTCCGAGGCCTACAGCTTCTGGCTGTGGCTCGAAGCGCAGTACGGTCGCGCCACCGGCGACTGGCAGCCGCTGAAGAAGGCCTGGGCCAACATGGAGAAGTACATCATCCCGTCCACCCAGGACCAGCCCACCAACAGCTTCTACAACCCCGGCAGGCCGGCCACCTATGCCGCCGAGCACCCGCTGCCGGAGAACTACCCCTCGCGCATCGACAGCTCCGTCCCGGTGGGCCAGGACCCGCTGGCCAATGAACTGGCGGCGGCCTACGGCACCCGCGAGATCTACGGCATGCACTGGCTGCTCGACGTCGACAACTGGTACGGCTTTGGCCGCTGCGGCGACGGTGTCACCAAGCCGGCGTACATCAACACCTTCCAGCGCGGCGCGCAGGAATCGGTCTGGGAGACGGTGCCCCACCCGTCCTGCGAAACCTTCAAATGGGGCCGCAACACCGGCAACCAGGGCTTCCTGAGCCTGTTCACCGGCGACAGCAGCTATGCCCGCCAATGGCGCTACACCAATGCACCGGACGCTGATGCCCGCGCGGTGCAGGCCATCTACTGGGCCTCGGTGTGGGCCAAGGAGCAAGGCAAGGGCGCCGAGGTGGCCGACCTGGTGAAGAAGGCGTCGAAGATGGGCGACTACCTGCGGTACGCCATGTTCGACAAGTACTTCAAGAAGGTCGGCAACTGCGTCGGCGCCTACAACTGCCAGGGCGGCTCGGGCACGCCCGACGCACGCGGCTTCCGCGACAACCAGCACTACCTGCTGAGCTGGTACTACGCCTGGGGTGGCGCGGTCGACCAGGGCGCCGGCTGGGCCTGGCGCATCAGCTCCAGCCACGCGCACTTCGGCTACCAGAACCCGTTTGCGGCCTGGGTGCTGTCGAGCCAGCCCGAGTTCAAGCCCGTCTCGGCCACCGGCGCGAGCGACTGGGGCAAGAGCCTGACCCGCCAGGTCGAGTTCTACCGCTGGCTGCAGTCGGCCGACGGCGCCATCGCCGGCGGGGCCACCAACAGCTGGGGCGGCAACCATGGCACCCCGCCGGCCGGCACCGCGACCTTCTATGGCATGTTCTATGACGAGAAGCCGGTCTACCACGACCCGGCGTCCAACACCTGGTTCGGCTTCCAGGTCTGGTCCATGCAGCGGGTCGCCGAGTACTACTACGCCACCGGTGATGCGAAGGCCAAGGCCTTGCTCGACAAGTGGGTCGGCTGGGCGCTGGCCAACACCACGCTGAAGGACGACGGCACCTACCGCATCCCCAACACGCTGAAGTGGAGCGGCCAGCCCGACACCTGGAACCCCGACAGCCCAGGCGCGAACAGCGGCCTGCGGGTCAGCGTGGTCGACCATACGAACGACGTCGGCACCGCGGCCGCCTTTGCCCGCACGCTGATCTACTACTCGGCCAAGGCGAACCACGCGGCATCCAAGGCGATGGCCAAGCAGCTGCTGGACCGCATGTGGACCAAGCATCAGGATGCCAAGGGCGTGGCGGTCGAGGAAGAGCGCACCGACTACAAGCGCTTCGACGACAAGTTCAACCCCGCCACCGGTGACGGCATCTTCGTGCCGCAGGGCTGGGTGGGCACCAATGCGCAAGGCGCGACCATCGACAGCAACTCGACCTTCCTGAGCATCCGGCCGAAGTACGAGCAGGACCCGCAGTGGCCCAAACTGAAGGCCTACCTCGACGGCGGCCCGTCGCCCAAGTGGACGTATCACCGCTTCTGGGCCCAGGCCGACATCGCCCTGGCGATGGCGGACTATGCCCACCTGCTGGACGGCACCGGCGGCACGGCCGCGGTGAAGGTCAACAACACCGCGCTGCGCGTGCCCGAAGGCGGCAATGCCCGCTTCTTCGTGACGCTGTCGCAAGCCCCGGCCAGCAACGTCACGGTGACGGTGGCCAAGGCCGCTGGCGGCGACGCCGACCTGAACGCCTCGCGCACCACCCTCGGCTTCACGCCGGCCAACTACAACGTGGCGCAGCCGGTGTATGTGCAGGCGGCGGAGGACGAGGACCAGGCCAACGGCAGCGCGGCCTTCACGGTCTCGGCACCCGGCCACACGGCTGTCCGCGTCTCGGCCACCGAGCTGGACAACGACGTGGTCGTGCCGGTCACGCTGGTGCTGTCCGGCACGCCGGTGGCGGTGCCCGAAGGCGGCACGCGCAGCTTCCAGGCGCGCCTGGCAGCCAAGCCGGCCGGCAACGTCACGGTGCAGGTGGCCCGCACCGGCGGCGACGCCGACCTGTCGGTGGCGTCCGGCGCGACGCTCACCTTCACGCCGGCCAACTGGAACGTCAACCAGGCGGTGACCCTGGCCGCCGCCGAGGACGCTGACGGCAGCAACGGCAGTGCCACCTTCTCGCTGAGCGGCAGTGGCGGCCTGAGCGCCACCGTGCAAGCCAGCGAGCAGGACAACGATGCTGTGGCCGCCGCCTGCACCGTGGTCTTCGACGCCAGCAGCGACTGGGGCTCCGGCCAGACCCAGGCCATCACGCTGCAGAACGGCAGCGCCAGCGCCATCGAGGGCTGGTCGGTGAGCTGGACCGCGGCCAGCGACTTCCAGGTCACCAACTCCTGGAACTCGACTGTGACGCAGAGCGGCCGCACGGTGGTCGCCAAGCCCACCGCGTGGAATGCCACGGTGCCGGCCAACGGCAGCGTGTCCTTCGGCGTGCAGGTCGCCTACTCGGGCAGCAAGCCGACGCCGAGCGCGGTGAAGTGGGAAGGCCGCGACTGCAAGGTCGTGGTGAAGTGA
- a CDS encoding M14 family metallopeptidase — protein sequence MKSIHPHLGAALAALGLTLAATAACAGPAGAAEELRALHDQERQRVQLYKAYFPDAATGRKAAISFHANLLEANYGQGFLVLELDGAEIAQLRQFGFRVEHAPDYVAKRDERLKAIAAAAQQRSRAGLMADTQSIPGFACYETVAETFAAGDAMVASHPKLARWVDIGDSWEKTRGLGGEDMRVLKLGNAAVGGRNKPKLFINSAIHAREYTTAPLALALARWLIDGYGKNADATWLLDHHEVHLLLHSNPDGRKLAETGLSWRKNTNRDYCGATSNQRGADLNRNFSFTWNSTGGAGSSGDECAPTYRGRSAASEPEVKAMEHYIRSLWPDRRGPGLTDPAPADTSGLHLDLHSYSRLVLWPWGETATKSGNADQLQTLGRRFAYYNGYSPQQSIGLYPTEGTTDGPSYGELGVPSYTFELGDSFFESCEDYNRTIKPDNLPALIYAAKVAGAPYITPAGPDVLQPSLDKDASGAGVPAGERVTLTASVTDTRFNNSNGVEPTQAIAAAEAYIDTPPWLEGATPVPLAAADGGFDTATETVRGTLDTASLKPGQHIVFVRGRDAAGVWGPISAVFLKVAGGPPDGIRLSLASQRRPWGGWQVDVSWSGARGSSVDLYRNGVSLGASRNDGSHREMRSSGTWRYQVCESGARKRCSAEQSIRF from the coding sequence ATGAAGTCCATTCATCCCCACCTCGGGGCGGCACTCGCCGCGCTTGGCCTGACCCTGGCCGCCACTGCCGCCTGCGCCGGCCCGGCCGGCGCTGCGGAGGAACTGCGGGCACTGCACGACCAGGAACGCCAGCGGGTCCAACTGTACAAGGCCTATTTTCCAGATGCGGCCACCGGACGCAAGGCGGCTATCAGCTTCCATGCCAACCTGCTCGAAGCCAACTACGGGCAGGGCTTCCTGGTGCTGGAACTCGACGGTGCGGAAATCGCGCAGCTGCGGCAGTTCGGCTTCCGAGTGGAGCATGCGCCGGACTATGTCGCCAAGCGCGATGAACGACTGAAGGCGATTGCGGCGGCGGCCCAGCAGCGCAGCCGCGCGGGCCTCATGGCCGACACGCAGTCCATCCCCGGCTTCGCCTGCTACGAGACGGTGGCCGAGACCTTCGCCGCCGGCGACGCGATGGTTGCCAGCCATCCCAAGCTGGCCCGCTGGGTGGACATCGGCGACTCGTGGGAGAAGACCCGCGGCCTGGGCGGCGAAGACATGCGGGTGCTCAAGCTCGGCAATGCGGCAGTGGGCGGGCGCAACAAGCCCAAGCTGTTCATCAACAGCGCCATCCATGCGCGTGAGTACACGACGGCGCCGCTCGCCCTCGCCCTGGCCCGCTGGCTGATCGACGGCTATGGCAAGAATGCCGACGCCACCTGGCTGCTGGATCATCACGAAGTGCATCTGCTGCTGCACAGCAACCCGGATGGCCGCAAGCTGGCGGAGACCGGCCTGTCCTGGCGCAAGAACACCAACCGCGACTACTGCGGCGCCACCAGCAACCAGCGCGGGGCCGACCTGAACCGCAACTTCAGCTTCACCTGGAACAGCACCGGCGGTGCTGGCTCCAGCGGCGACGAATGCGCGCCGACCTATCGTGGCCGATCTGCCGCGTCGGAGCCGGAAGTGAAGGCGATGGAGCACTACATCCGCTCGCTGTGGCCGGACCGCCGCGGGCCCGGCCTGACCGACCCGGCACCGGCCGACACCAGCGGCCTGCACCTCGACCTGCACAGCTACAGCCGCCTGGTGCTGTGGCCCTGGGGCGAGACGGCCACCAAGAGCGGCAATGCCGACCAACTGCAGACGCTGGGCCGGCGCTTCGCCTACTACAACGGCTATTCGCCACAGCAGTCCATCGGCCTGTATCCGACCGAAGGCACCACCGACGGCCCGAGCTATGGCGAGCTGGGCGTGCCGTCCTACACCTTCGAGCTGGGCGACAGCTTCTTCGAAAGCTGCGAGGACTACAACCGCACCATCAAGCCGGACAACCTGCCGGCGCTGATCTATGCGGCCAAGGTGGCCGGCGCCCCCTACATCACGCCCGCCGGTCCCGACGTGCTGCAGCCGTCGCTCGACAAGGACGCCAGCGGCGCCGGCGTGCCCGCCGGCGAGCGGGTGACGCTGACGGCCTCGGTCACCGACACGCGCTTCAACAACAGCAACGGGGTGGAGCCGACGCAGGCCATCGCGGCCGCAGAGGCCTACATCGACACGCCGCCCTGGCTGGAAGGTGCCACGCCGGTGCCGCTGGCCGCGGCCGATGGCGGCTTCGACACCGCCACGGAAACGGTCCGCGGCACGCTGGACACGGCCAGCCTGAAGCCCGGGCAGCACATCGTGTTCGTGCGGGGCCGCGATGCCGCGGGCGTCTGGGGACCGATCTCGGCGGTCTTCCTGAAGGTAGCGGGTGGACCGCCGGACGGCATCCGGCTGTCGCTGGCGAGCCAGCGGCGCCCCTGGGGCGGCTGGCAGGTGGATGTGTCGTGGAGCGGCGCGCGCGGCTCCAGCGTCGACCTCTACCGCAACGGGGTGTCGCTGGGGGCCAGCCGCAATGACGGCAGCCACCGCGAGATGCGCAGCAGCGGCACCTGGCGCTACCAGGTGTGCGAGAGCGGCGCCCGCAAGCGCTGCTCGGCCGAGCAAAGCATCCGCTTCTAA
- a CDS encoding putative type VI secretion system effector: MTGGAGVVAGRRLVRLSGTVSGFRRTRARVRFVLTQLDSDRASAIAVAPEPEPETPPARRPWGHGVEEEADFVDFLLDGRAMSGWVWRSPFSDGDRVDVAAQWRGDHYEVFGIARPRDRAIALYPFCCRGSVSQMRAAWRWWALFGLAVTWGATAALCIAVCLLSSLASPASGFAATVLWVGATGASAISGLLALLAYSMALRWRPYARTAERVFTALGWRDPARVDLMSATLKKRTRADPAALGTHYFRY, translated from the coding sequence GTGACGGGCGGCGCAGGTGTGGTCGCGGGCCGGCGGCTGGTCCGGCTGTCCGGCACCGTGTCCGGCTTCCGCCGGACCCGGGCACGGGTCCGGTTTGTACTGACACAGCTCGACTCCGACCGGGCCAGCGCCATCGCGGTGGCGCCCGAGCCGGAGCCAGAGACACCACCCGCCAGGCGGCCCTGGGGCCACGGCGTCGAAGAAGAGGCCGATTTCGTCGACTTCCTGCTCGACGGACGAGCCATGAGCGGCTGGGTCTGGCGCAGCCCCTTCAGCGATGGCGATCGCGTGGATGTTGCAGCCCAGTGGCGGGGCGACCACTACGAGGTGTTCGGCATTGCTCGCCCGCGCGACCGGGCCATCGCGCTCTATCCCTTCTGCTGCCGAGGGAGCGTGAGCCAGATGCGAGCAGCCTGGCGCTGGTGGGCGCTGTTTGGCCTGGCAGTGACCTGGGGAGCGACGGCGGCTCTGTGCATCGCCGTGTGCCTGTTGTCCAGCCTGGCATCGCCTGCTTCAGGGTTCGCAGCCACGGTGCTGTGGGTGGGCGCCACCGGTGCCAGCGCGATCTCCGGCCTCCTGGCCCTCCTGGCCTACAGCATGGCGCTTAGGTGGCGCCCATATGCCCGCACGGCCGAGCGCGTGTTCACGGCGTTGGGCTGGCGCGACCCGGCGCGGGTGGACCTGATGAGCGCAACGCTCAAGAAGCGCACGCGAGCCGACCCAGCCGCCCTGGGGACGCACTACTTTCGCTACTGA